From the Natrarchaeobaculum aegyptiacum genome, one window contains:
- the larC gene encoding nickel pincer cofactor biosynthesis protein LarC: MNYLAFDGRMGASGDMILGALLDAGADPDALEPITDSDVLTLEYRLEETVKAGISGTSVDVVLEDASGDGGSSGGSSEDDGGHEHDHGDQSHEHAQDDHSHGGDHDHGDHSHGHDHVHAEGHGPHRSYREVCDIVEEMALPTAVERDALEIFELLGEAEASVHGESLEEIHFHEVGADDAIADIVGAALLIDDLEPDRIVTTSLATGGGTVSMSHGEYPVPTPAVVEIAARADWTLQGGPVERELLTPTGAAILGHYADGVETLPALEVSAVGYGAGGYDLEPHPNVLRVLVGDGGGGLRKEDIAVLETNLDDATPEVLGGLQETLTDAGARDVSILPATMKKSRPGHLVKVICRPADRERVARALAEETGTLGVRDAGVTHRWVATREFETVRLEIDGEEYEVTVKVASDADGEVYDVSAEFDDVQSVALETGTPVREVRRQAEQQYVG; the protein is encoded by the coding sequence ATGAACTACCTCGCGTTCGACGGCCGGATGGGCGCAAGCGGCGACATGATCCTCGGGGCGCTGCTCGACGCCGGGGCCGACCCCGACGCCCTCGAGCCAATCACCGACTCGGACGTCCTCACCCTCGAGTACCGGCTCGAGGAGACCGTCAAGGCGGGGATCTCGGGGACGAGCGTGGACGTGGTGCTCGAGGACGCGTCCGGTGACGGGGGCTCGAGCGGCGGGTCGTCCGAAGACGACGGTGGGCACGAGCACGATCACGGCGACCAGTCCCACGAGCACGCACAAGACGACCACAGCCACGGTGGCGACCATGATCACGGGGACCACAGCCACGGCCACGACCACGTCCACGCCGAGGGCCACGGTCCCCACCGGAGCTACCGCGAGGTCTGCGACATCGTCGAAGAGATGGCCCTCCCCACAGCCGTCGAACGCGACGCCCTCGAAATCTTCGAACTCCTCGGCGAAGCCGAGGCGAGCGTCCACGGCGAATCGCTCGAGGAGATTCACTTCCACGAGGTCGGGGCCGACGACGCCATCGCCGATATCGTGGGCGCGGCGCTGTTGATCGACGACCTCGAGCCGGACCGGATCGTCACCACCTCGCTCGCGACGGGCGGTGGTACGGTCTCGATGAGCCACGGCGAGTATCCCGTTCCGACGCCCGCGGTGGTCGAAATCGCCGCCCGCGCCGACTGGACGCTGCAGGGTGGCCCCGTCGAGCGGGAACTCCTCACGCCCACGGGCGCGGCTATCCTGGGGCACTACGCCGACGGCGTCGAAACCCTCCCTGCGCTCGAGGTTTCGGCCGTCGGCTACGGCGCGGGTGGGTACGACCTCGAGCCCCACCCGAACGTGCTCCGGGTCCTCGTCGGCGACGGCGGGGGCGGCCTCCGCAAGGAGGACATCGCCGTTCTCGAGACGAACCTCGACGACGCCACCCCCGAGGTTCTCGGCGGCCTGCAGGAGACGCTCACCGACGCGGGCGCTCGAGACGTCTCCATCCTCCCGGCGACGATGAAGAAGTCCCGGCCCGGCCATCTGGTGAAGGTGATCTGCCGGCCAGCGGATCGGGAGCGCGTGGCTCGAGCGTTAGCGGAGGAGACGGGCACACTCGGCGTCCGGGACGCTGGGGTGACCCACAGGTGGGTTGCTACTAGGGAATTTGAGACGGTGAGACTCGAGATTGACGGCGAGGAGTACGAGGTGACCGTGAAGGTGGCGAGCGACGCCGACGGTGAGGTTTACGACGTTAGCGCGGAATTCGACGACGTTCAGTCTGTGGCGCTCGAGACCGGAACTCCCGTTCGAGAGGTGCGAAGACAGGCTGAGCAGCAGTACGTCGGATAA